In the genome of Candidatus Nanopelagicales bacterium, one region contains:
- a CDS encoding acyl carrier protein, with protein sequence MSEQDILSGLAEIVNEVAGVPVADVQPAKSFTDDLDIDSLSMVEVVMAAEDRWGVKIPDSEVKNLSTVGDAVAYIQKAAV encoded by the coding sequence ATGAGCGAGCAGGACATCCTCAGCGGCCTCGCCGAGATCGTGAACGAGGTCGCGGGCGTGCCCGTGGCCGACGTGCAGCCCGCGAAGTCCTTCACCGACGACCTCGACATCGACTCGCTGTCCATGGTCGAGGTCGTGATGGCCGCGGAGGACCGGTGGGGCGTGAAGATCCCCGACAGCGAGGTCAAGAACCTCAGCACCGTCGGCGACGCAGTCGCCTACATCCAGAAGGCCGCCGTCTGA
- the fabF gene encoding beta-ketoacyl-ACP synthase II, whose amino-acid sequence MTSPRTVVVTGLGATTPLGGDVASSWDALLAARSGVRALDEPWAQELPARIAATLSVEPGEVLERHEARRLDRSQQAALIAHREAWADAGSPEVDPERIGTVVGTGVGGVLSLLDSYDTLRERGASRVSPHTITMIMPNGPAAVVGLEAGARAGVHTPVSACASGAEAVAVGGRMIRDGRADLVVVGGTEACIHPLTLASFAAMRALSTRNDEPERASRPYDKGRDGFVMGEGAGVLVLESAEHAAARGARVYAEYAGAGMTSDGHHIAQPEPEGRGAARAITAALADAGLTPADIAHVNAHATSTPLGDVAEAVAIRSALGPAADAALVTGSKSMTGHLLGGAGAVESVFTVLALHHRLVPPTANLDDPDDEIDLDVVARTPRPLPDGPIAALNNSFGFGGHDVALAFRSVP is encoded by the coding sequence ATGACCAGCCCCCGCACCGTGGTCGTCACCGGCCTCGGCGCCACCACCCCCCTCGGGGGCGACGTGGCGTCGAGCTGGGACGCCCTGCTCGCGGCCCGCTCCGGCGTCCGCGCCCTGGACGAGCCGTGGGCGCAGGAGCTGCCGGCCCGGATCGCCGCCACGCTGTCGGTGGAGCCGGGCGAGGTGCTGGAGCGGCACGAGGCCCGGCGCCTGGACCGCTCGCAGCAGGCCGCCCTGATCGCCCACCGAGAGGCGTGGGCCGACGCGGGCTCCCCGGAGGTGGACCCCGAGCGGATCGGCACCGTCGTCGGGACCGGCGTCGGGGGCGTGCTGTCGCTGCTGGACTCCTACGACACCCTGCGCGAGCGCGGGGCGTCCCGGGTGTCGCCGCACACCATCACGATGATCATGCCGAACGGACCGGCCGCGGTGGTCGGTCTCGAGGCGGGGGCGCGCGCCGGGGTGCACACCCCCGTGAGCGCCTGCGCGTCCGGCGCCGAGGCGGTCGCCGTGGGCGGTCGGATGATCCGGGACGGGCGGGCGGACCTGGTCGTCGTCGGCGGCACGGAGGCCTGCATCCACCCGCTCACGCTCGCCTCGTTCGCGGCGATGCGTGCCCTGTCGACGCGCAACGACGAGCCCGAGCGCGCCTCGCGGCCCTACGACAAGGGCCGGGACGGGTTCGTCATGGGCGAGGGCGCGGGCGTCCTGGTGCTGGAGTCGGCCGAGCACGCGGCGGCACGCGGCGCCCGGGTGTACGCCGAGTACGCCGGCGCCGGCATGACCTCCGATGGGCACCACATCGCGCAGCCCGAGCCGGAGGGCCGCGGCGCGGCGCGGGCGATCACCGCCGCGCTCGCGGACGCGGGCCTGACGCCCGCCGACATCGCGCACGTCAACGCGCACGCCACCTCCACCCCGCTCGGCGACGTCGCCGAGGCGGTCGCCATCCGGTCCGCGCTCGGACCGGCGGCCGACGCCGCGCTGGTGACCGGCAGCAAGTCGATGACCGGGCACCTGCTCGGCGGCGCGGGCGCCGTGGAGTCGGTGTTCACCGTGCTGGCGCTGCACCACCGCCTCGTCCCGCCGACCGCGAACCTCGACGACCCCGACGACGAGATCGACCTCGACGTCGTGGCGCGCACGCCGCGGCCGCTGCCGGACGGGCCGATCGCCGCGCTGAACAACTCGTTCGGATTCGGCGGCCACGACGTCGCCCTGGCCTTCCGGAGCGTCCCGTGA
- a CDS encoding helix-turn-helix domain-containing protein has translation MSAAARAHAATARRLERAMGSLGSAATARMDSTLPWFRQMSADQRAWVGLVAQAGIAAFVTWFRTPDAPHAITADVFGTAPRELVRAVSLQQTVEMVRATITVVEERVDELAAPGDEAHLREALLRYSREIAFAAAEVYARAAEARGAWDARLEALVIDALLRDEVDDDVASRAAALGWGSVGRVLVLAGGAPTGDPEASLDILRRAADHHGLDLLTGIHGSVLVAVVGGARDPVRAARHLVPHFGPGPVVLGPLAQDLAAAAPSARQAMAGLAAAPGWPDAPRPVAADDLLPERALAGDAEAISRLVDSVHEPLVAEPALLETAATYLERASSLEACARLLFVHPNTVRYRLRRIAEITGYPPTEPRGALTLRLGLVLGRLAAAQGGDHEATDP, from the coding sequence GTGTCCGCCGCCGCTCGCGCCCACGCCGCCACCGCGCGCCGGCTGGAGCGCGCGATGGGCAGCCTCGGGAGCGCCGCCACGGCCCGGATGGACTCCACCCTGCCGTGGTTCCGACAGATGTCGGCCGACCAGCGGGCCTGGGTCGGGCTGGTGGCCCAGGCGGGCATTGCCGCGTTCGTGACCTGGTTCCGTACGCCGGACGCGCCGCACGCGATCACCGCCGACGTCTTCGGGACCGCGCCGCGGGAGCTGGTCCGTGCCGTGAGCCTGCAGCAGACGGTCGAGATGGTGCGCGCGACCATCACGGTCGTGGAGGAGCGGGTCGACGAACTGGCCGCGCCCGGCGACGAGGCCCACCTGCGGGAGGCGCTGCTGCGCTACTCGCGCGAGATCGCCTTCGCCGCGGCGGAGGTCTACGCCCGGGCTGCGGAGGCCCGCGGCGCCTGGGACGCCCGGCTGGAGGCGCTCGTCATCGACGCGCTGCTGCGGGACGAGGTCGACGACGACGTCGCCAGCCGCGCCGCCGCCCTGGGCTGGGGCAGCGTGGGCCGAGTGCTGGTCCTGGCCGGCGGAGCGCCCACCGGCGACCCGGAGGCCTCGCTGGACATCCTGCGCCGGGCCGCCGACCACCACGGCCTGGACCTGCTCACCGGCATCCACGGCTCGGTCCTGGTCGCGGTGGTCGGAGGTGCCCGTGACCCGGTCCGGGCCGCGCGGCACCTGGTCCCCCACTTCGGCCCCGGTCCGGTCGTGCTCGGGCCGCTGGCGCAGGACCTCGCCGCGGCGGCGCCGTCGGCCCGGCAGGCCATGGCGGGCCTGGCCGCCGCGCCCGGCTGGCCCGACGCGCCCCGCCCGGTCGCGGCCGACGACCTGCTTCCCGAGCGGGCGCTCGCCGGTGACGCCGAGGCGATCTCCCGGTTGGTGGACTCGGTGCACGAGCCGCTCGTCGCCGAACCGGCGCTGCTGGAGACCGCCGCCACCTACCTGGAACGCGCCTCGTCGCTGGAGGCGTGCGCCCGGCTGCTGTTCGTGCACCCCAACACGGTGCGCTACCGGTTGCGTCGTATCGCCGAGATCACCGGCTACCCGCCCACCGAGCCGCGCGGCGCCCTGACGCTGCGGCTGGGCCTGGTGCTCGGACGGCTCGCGGCAGCGCAGGGGGGCGACCACGAGGCGACCGACCCGTAG
- a CDS encoding acyltransferase domain-containing protein — MLILVAPGQGAQTPGFLEPWLELPGVEDRLHWLSAAAEVDLVRHGTISDADTIRDTAVAQPLLVGAGLVSLLSLFPQPAEAFGRVAAGAGHSVGEITAAAAAGVISAEQAMVLVRERGRAMAHAAAQTPTGMAAVLGGDADDVAAAAEAAGLVAANRNGAGQVVVAGPTEALEAFAASPPDGTRVRPLQVAGAFHTPYMAPAVDVLARYARAISTHDPRTRLISNADGAVVHDGRDVLRRLVTQVSAPVRWDLCMQTMADLGVTAVIEIPPAGTLTGLVKRVLPGVETLALKTPDDLPRAWELVERHGVPSPLDTAPTWRLLVSPIKGVFRAADRPQAGAALADHEPVGVVASLREERPVLAPHGGVVVEWLVEDGDPVAPGQPLVRLHPVGADEELTA; from the coding sequence GTGCTGATCCTCGTCGCCCCCGGTCAGGGTGCCCAGACCCCCGGATTCCTCGAGCCCTGGCTGGAGCTGCCGGGCGTGGAGGACCGACTGCACTGGCTGTCCGCCGCGGCCGAGGTGGACCTGGTCCGGCACGGGACCATCTCCGACGCCGACACGATCCGGGACACCGCGGTGGCACAGCCGCTGCTCGTCGGCGCCGGGCTGGTGTCGCTGCTGTCGCTGTTCCCCCAACCCGCCGAGGCGTTCGGCCGCGTGGCCGCCGGCGCCGGGCACTCCGTCGGCGAGATCACCGCCGCCGCGGCGGCCGGCGTCATCTCCGCCGAGCAGGCGATGGTGCTCGTCCGCGAGCGCGGCCGGGCGATGGCCCACGCGGCGGCGCAGACGCCGACCGGCATGGCCGCGGTCCTCGGCGGGGACGCCGACGACGTGGCCGCCGCCGCCGAGGCAGCGGGGCTGGTGGCCGCCAACCGCAACGGTGCGGGGCAGGTCGTCGTGGCCGGTCCGACCGAGGCCCTGGAGGCCTTCGCCGCGTCACCGCCGGACGGCACCCGGGTACGGCCGCTGCAGGTCGCCGGCGCGTTCCACACCCCGTACATGGCGCCGGCCGTCGACGTTCTCGCGCGCTACGCCCGCGCGATCAGCACCCACGACCCGCGCACCCGGCTGATCTCCAACGCCGACGGCGCCGTGGTCCACGACGGCCGCGACGTGCTGCGCCGCCTGGTCACCCAGGTGAGCGCGCCGGTGCGCTGGGACCTGTGCATGCAGACCATGGCCGACCTCGGTGTGACCGCCGTCATCGAGATCCCGCCCGCGGGCACCCTGACCGGGCTGGTGAAGCGGGTGCTGCCGGGCGTCGAGACGCTGGCGCTGAAGACCCCCGACGACCTGCCCCGGGCCTGGGAGCTGGTGGAGCGGCACGGAGTGCCGAGCCCGCTGGACACCGCCCCGACCTGGCGGCTACTGGTCTCCCCGATCAAGGGCGTCTTCCGGGCCGCCGACCGGCCGCAGGCCGGCGCCGCGCTGGCCGACCACGAGCCGGTGGGCGTCGTCGCCTCGCTGCGCGAGGAGCGCCCGGTCCTCGCGCCGCACGGCGGCGTCGTGGTCGAGTGGCTGGTCGAGGACGGCGACCCGGTGGCCCCCGGCCAGCCGCTGGTCCGGCTGCACCCGGTCGGGGCCGACGAGGAGCTGACCGCGTGA
- a CDS encoding carboxyl transferase domain-containing protein, whose product MTDTPRVVVEPPADPRHPLVRLAAFFDAGTMETITPEDDRGVIAAVGLVDGGRVVAFATDPTVQGGAMGIEGCRAIVTAYDRALADSSPVVGIWHSGGARLREGVASLDAVGRVFAAMTRASGRVPQISVVLGPAAGGAAYGPALTDVVVLGPEGRIFVTGPEVVRSVTGEDVDMLRLGGPEPHGRRSGVVHVVTETERGALDEARALASLLGRQGSLRLDRVEDRDLGALLPDSARRAYDVHPLVEGFLDEGTVRELHPRWAPNIVTALGRLGGRTVGVVANNPLRLGGCLDSASAEKAARFVRMCDAFAVPLVVLVDVPGYLPGVGQEWDGVVRRGAKLLHAFAECVVPRVTVVTRKAYGGAYVAMNSRSLGATRVLAWPDAEVAVMGAVAAVRILHRRRLAEVPEDSRAQVELELAAEHEAISGGIGRALEIGVVDEVVAPDVTRSTVARVIHDTPGVRGAHGNIPL is encoded by the coding sequence GTGACCGACACCCCCCGGGTGGTCGTCGAGCCCCCGGCCGACCCGCGCCACCCGCTGGTCCGGCTCGCCGCGTTCTTCGACGCAGGGACGATGGAGACCATCACGCCGGAGGACGACCGCGGTGTGATCGCCGCCGTCGGCCTGGTCGACGGCGGCCGGGTGGTGGCGTTCGCCACCGACCCCACCGTGCAGGGCGGGGCCATGGGCATCGAGGGCTGCCGCGCGATCGTGACCGCGTACGACCGAGCCCTTGCCGACTCCTCCCCCGTGGTGGGGATCTGGCACTCCGGCGGGGCCCGGCTGCGCGAGGGCGTGGCCTCGCTGGACGCGGTCGGCCGGGTGTTCGCCGCGATGACGCGCGCGTCCGGCCGGGTGCCGCAGATCTCCGTGGTCCTGGGGCCGGCCGCCGGCGGTGCGGCGTACGGGCCCGCGCTCACCGACGTCGTCGTGCTCGGACCGGAGGGACGGATCTTCGTCACCGGTCCCGAGGTCGTCCGCTCGGTCACCGGCGAGGACGTGGACATGCTGCGCCTCGGCGGCCCGGAGCCGCACGGCCGGCGCAGCGGCGTGGTGCACGTGGTCACCGAGACCGAGCGCGGCGCCCTGGACGAGGCACGGGCGCTGGCCTCGCTGCTCGGCCGGCAGGGGTCGCTGCGGCTCGACCGGGTCGAGGACCGCGACCTCGGCGCCCTGCTCCCCGACTCGGCCCGGCGGGCCTACGACGTGCACCCCCTGGTCGAGGGCTTCCTGGACGAGGGCACCGTGCGCGAGCTGCACCCGCGCTGGGCTCCCAACATCGTCACCGCGCTGGGTCGCCTGGGCGGCCGTACGGTCGGCGTCGTCGCCAACAACCCGCTGCGCCTGGGCGGCTGCCTGGACTCCGCCAGCGCGGAGAAGGCGGCGCGGTTCGTGCGGATGTGCGACGCGTTCGCCGTGCCGCTGGTCGTGCTGGTCGACGTGCCCGGCTACCTGCCCGGCGTGGGCCAGGAGTGGGACGGGGTCGTCCGCCGCGGCGCCAAGCTGCTGCACGCCTTCGCCGAGTGCGTCGTCCCCCGCGTCACCGTCGTGACCCGCAAGGCCTACGGCGGCGCCTACGTCGCCATGAACTCCCGGTCCCTGGGCGCCACCCGGGTGCTGGCCTGGCCGGACGCCGAAGTCGCCGTCATGGGCGCGGTCGCGGCGGTCCGCATCCTGCACCGGCGCCGACTCGCGGAGGTGCCCGAGGACTCCCGCGCCCAGGTGGAGCTCGAGCTCGCCGCCGAGCACGAGGCCATCTCCGGCGGCATCGGACGCGCGCTGGAGATCGGCGTGGTCGACGAGGTCGTCGCCCCCGACGTCACCCGCAGCACGGTCGCCCGGGTCATCCACGACACCCCCGGGGTGCGCGGCGCGCACGGCAACATCCCGCTGTAG
- a CDS encoding beta-ketoacyl-ACP synthase III: MTAALRPSIGAPHARILSVGAYRPARVVTNAEVCERIDSTDEWIRERSGIVERRYAAEDETVVDMAQVAAEKAIAAAGIAADRIGMVVVACVTHPYQTPAAATELADRIGAVRAGAFDIGAACAGFCYGLALASDAVRAGTAEHVLVVGVEKLTDWVDPTDRGTAFIFADGAGAAVVGPSDEPGIGPVVWGADGAQRDAITMTQSMTDYRRHGGDRFPTLQMQGQQVFRWAVGEMSKVALEALDRAGVTVDDLDAFIPHQANMRITDAMVRAMRLPARVPVARDIETTGNTSAASIPLAMERMLQAGEIRSGDTALLIGFGAGLAYAAQVVTLP; the protein is encoded by the coding sequence GTGACCGCCGCCCTCCGCCCGAGCATCGGAGCGCCGCACGCACGGATCCTGTCCGTCGGTGCCTACCGGCCGGCCCGGGTCGTCACCAACGCCGAGGTGTGCGAGCGGATCGACTCCACCGACGAGTGGATCCGCGAACGGTCCGGGATCGTCGAGCGCCGCTACGCGGCCGAGGACGAGACGGTCGTCGACATGGCCCAGGTCGCGGCCGAGAAGGCGATCGCCGCCGCGGGCATCGCCGCGGACCGCATCGGCATGGTCGTGGTCGCCTGCGTGACGCACCCGTACCAGACCCCGGCAGCGGCGACCGAGCTCGCCGACCGGATCGGCGCCGTCCGCGCCGGGGCCTTCGACATCGGCGCCGCCTGCGCCGGCTTCTGCTACGGACTGGCGCTGGCCAGCGACGCGGTCCGGGCCGGCACCGCCGAGCACGTCCTGGTCGTCGGGGTGGAGAAGCTCACCGACTGGGTCGACCCCACCGACCGCGGCACCGCGTTCATCTTCGCCGACGGGGCGGGGGCAGCTGTCGTGGGACCGTCCGACGAGCCCGGGATCGGTCCGGTCGTCTGGGGCGCCGACGGCGCGCAGCGCGACGCGATCACCATGACCCAGTCCATGACCGACTACCGCCGGCACGGCGGCGATCGGTTCCCCACCCTGCAGATGCAGGGACAGCAGGTCTTCCGCTGGGCGGTCGGCGAGATGTCGAAGGTCGCCCTCGAGGCGCTCGACCGCGCCGGGGTCACGGTGGACGACCTCGATGCCTTCATCCCGCACCAGGCCAACATGCGCATCACCGACGCGATGGTCCGCGCGATGCGGCTGCCCGCCCGGGTCCCCGTCGCCCGCGACATCGAGACCACCGGCAACACCTCCGCGGCGTCCATCCCGCTGGCCATGGAGCGGATGCTGCAGGCCGGCGAGATCCGCAGCGGGGACACCGCGCTGCTCATCGGGTTCGGCGCCGGGCTGGCGTACGCCGCCCAGGTCGTCACCCTCCCCTAG